One Onthophagus taurus isolate NC chromosome 11, IU_Otau_3.0, whole genome shotgun sequence genomic window carries:
- the LOC111420268 gene encoding uncharacterized protein CG45076-like, translated as MKVGVFLATYLIYLTISVHADGSDPQCSGVPMNGEVGKSKASSIAQKAAQEAKAAQEAQMVAGQQAAHQVKEQLAEKALEAAEAAEAALAGKQAVVEQLQNEVHEAEEVEREESNSLQQGQAFLNAALQSAQESQAQVKLLTNALQVAQANAANAEQAAQGAQQEIGEKEQLLEAAKNHEEALMRQLQSAKADLANTKKAAAKAACAAHEAKENAMRNKRNAIRKKRELREALLDFHSTRLEAAKLALTAHRIKRSAIDDRIKLNQKRRK; from the coding sequence ATGAAGGTAGGCGTCTTTTTGGCAACCTACCTAATATATCTAACAATATCTGTGCATGCTGACGGATCTGATCCCCAATGTTCAGGGGTGCCAATGAACGGGGAAGTTGGCAAATCAAAAGCATCAAGTATCGCCCAAAAAGCCGCTCAAGAAGCTAAAGCGGCACAAGAAGCTCAAATGGTGGCTGGCCAACAAGCAGCTCACCAAGTTAAAGAACAATTAGCCGAAAAAGCTTTGGAGGCCGCCGAAGCAGCCGAAGCGGCTTTAGCAGGTAAACAAGCGGTCGTTGAACAATTACAAAACGAAGTACACGAAGCCGAAGAAGTTGAAAGAGAAGAAAGTAACAGCCTCCAACAAGGACAAGCCTTTTTAAACGCTGCCCTTCAATCGGCTCAAGAATCACAAGCGCAAGTAAAACTGTTAACAAACGCTTTACAAGTAGCTCAAGCCAACGCTGCTAACGCCGAACAAGCAGCTCAAGGAGCACAACAAGAAATTGGCGAAAAAGAACAATTATTAGAAGCGGCCAAAAATCACGAGGAAGCTTTAATGAGACAACTCCAATCAGCAAAAGCTGATTTGGCCAACACTAAGAAAGCCGCTGCTAAAGCAGCGTGTGCGGCACACGAAGCTAAAGAGAATGCAAtgagaaataaaagaaatgcaATTAGGAAGAAACGGGAATTGCGGGAAGCTTTATTAGATTTTCACAGCACCAGATTGGAAGCTGCTAAACTCGCTTTAACCGCACATAGAATCAAGAGAAGCGCCATCGATGAtaggataaaattaaatcaaaagcGTCgcaaatag